The genomic window AAACATAGAGTACAGGATAGTAAAAGAGAAGTTTTTAAACTACAGAGTTTTTAACTTCAAGCTAACTAAAGGCAAGGGTGAACTCATACCAGCTTACTCGATTTGTTACTCTATGCTTGATAAAAAAAAGGCTGATGGACGCATAGAGTTTAAAGATAAAAACATCAACTACTTCAATCGCCAAGAGATTAAGTTTATAGATTTAAAACACTTTAATGAGCTATGTGATTCAGACTATAAAAACATAAAAGAGCTAATCTTCAACCCTCCATCATTTGAAAAAGAACTTAGCATTAGAGCACTCATAGAACCAAACCCTTACTCTTTATCTCCCATCATTGTAGTTGAGCAGATATGTGATGCAAAACTCACAATATCACTAGATGCAACAACTTACCAAGACACTAAAGAAAAATTACTTATAATATAAATTCTCTTTGATGAGTAAATATTGCATTGTACTAATGATTATATAATCATTTTTTAGCTAAAATATCCAAAAATTACTATAAGGCTTCTTAGACTATGATTATGGATGTTATCGAAATTCAAAAGATTATACCTCATCGCTTCCCTTTTTTACTGCTTGACCGCGTAACTAACATTGTAAAAAATGAAACTCTTATTGGTTATAAAAATGTAACTATTGGCGACAATGTTTTTCAAGGACATTTTCCAGGACACCCTATTTATCCAGGCGTGATGATCTTAGAAGGAATGGCTCAAGCTGGTGGCATACTTGCATTTAAAAGCATGGACCATATGACCGAAAAAGAAGCTGCAAACAAAGTTGTTTACTTTATGAGCATAGATAAAGCCAAGTTTCGCTCCCCTGTAAAACCAGGAGATAAACTAGAATATCATATCAGTGTTATAAAAAATAAAGGCGCTATTTGGATGTTAGAGGGTAAGGCATATGTAGATGATGTTTTAGTTTCTCAAGCTGAGTTAAAAGCTATGATAGTAGATAAATAACTAAGATTTATGAACAAAGAACTAAAGTTTAAAACACAAAGAGATTAAATGTCAAACAATAAAATTTCCCCACATGCAATCATAGAAGATGGTGCAAAAATAGGCAAAGATGTTGAGATAGGAGCATTTTGTTTTATCTCAAAAGATGTAATCATTGGTGATGGCACCAAGATAGCGCAAAACTCCTGCATCTACGGAAAAACAACTATTGGAAAAAACAATACTATCTTCTCTCACTCAGTAATTGGCTCAATACCACAAGACTTAAAGTACGATGGAGAAGAAGTT from Sulfurimonas hongkongensis includes these protein-coding regions:
- the fabZ gene encoding 3-hydroxyacyl-ACP dehydratase FabZ — its product is MMDVIEIQKIIPHRFPFLLLDRVTNIVKNETLIGYKNVTIGDNVFQGHFPGHPIYPGVMILEGMAQAGGILAFKSMDHMTEKEAANKVVYFMSIDKAKFRSPVKPGDKLEYHISVIKNKGAIWMLEGKAYVDDVLVSQAELKAMIVDK